The DNA sequence ttgttgaagtttttgaTCAGTTTCTTCATGTTTGGAGAGACACCACCAGCTGGGACTGGGTCTGGACCAGGAGGTAGCGGCACAGATAAAGGTCTGCTCTTCACCCTCCTTTTGTCAGAGGAGGGAAATGACGCCTTGCTGTCCTCCTCTGTTTTATCATCAGAGACGCTGATGCACTCCATCTTCTGCTGAAGCAGTTTCACATCTTTCTCTCGGTTCTGAAATCTCTGCTTAAGTTGTTGTCGCATCACCTCAAACTCCGGTTTCTCTGTCCTTTCTGCTCCATTTCGATCTCTTTTATATTTATCGAATAAAATCTTCCTCACCTCATCATGACGAGAGCTGAAGTTCTGCTGGGGCTTCGCTGAAACTTCAACAAGTTTATGTTTACTAAAAGTAAAAGACTCATAATGAGGTTGGATGTGTTTCTCACAAAACGAGGCTAAACAGACCAGACAGGACTTGACagctttcctcttcctcccactgCAGACATCACAGGCGACGTCTTCAGGTCCAGCGTAGTAGTGACCAGCCGGAGCTGCTTGTAGTCCAATCTTCTTAAGATCCTCCACCAACTCTGCTAACACAATGTTTTTCACCAGTCCAGGCCTCTTTGGGAACTTTTTCCTGCACTGAGGACAGCTGTAGAATCCTTTTCGATCCTCCCGATCCCAGCAAGATCTGATGCAGttcatacagtagctgtgtccacaggggATAGTCGCCGGACTCTTCAGGAGATCCAAACAAATACAGCAAGTTAATTTAGCAGAATCCATCTGATCTCTCTGCTGCTGCGTTTCAGCTCAGTAATACTGTGTGTCTCTTCCTTTAGGGAAATGAACATGTAACACGTGCCTTTGCTGGAGCTGCTATCAGCCACTCCCATCTGTTTACCTGACAGATGGGAGTGGCTTTTACTGCTGTTATTGGTATTCTACAGGACAGAGGTTGTTGTTGCAGAGTGAACTCCATGATAAGGTAGTGGTTACTGAAGGAGGTATTGATGGAAAATTACACACCTGATGCTTTAAAATCTTTAGGATGCATccaattaatttcattttagtcATTGTGTTATAATTGGGaagatttacaacaaatgtcttATTAAGgtacttttaaaaagacaaacagactgAGAACTACATAATCAATCCATTCAGATAGATTCAAATGcagtaaaatgcattaaagtatTTAGAGCTACTTTGATATTATGACTAATTATCTTAAAGGTTTCATGGGGAAAGAAGTTATATAATTATAACATGTTAAACCAGGTTGCCTGGGGAATGAAGTTATATAATTATAACATGTTAAACCGGTTTTCTCTCTATTACTCTTGCATTGAGTTTTCCTCAGGGTTATGCATCCTGTCTTGCTGAAATCTCCGCCCAGTTcaactttgaatgttttctttgtgtttagttttgtCATGTGGGCTGGATAGTGCAGCAATTGGTAGCAcggttgccttgcagcaagaaggtcctgggttcgatttccgacccagggtctttctgcatggagatTGAAAGtactccctgtgcatggtgggttctctccgggtactccggctttctcccacagtccctaggtgtgagttgGTCACTGGTTCAATTATTCTGTTGTGACTCTATTTGACTTTAATGAACTCAGCAGAATCTGCCTCATCAAACAGCCGGACCCCAGCATACAGTGGCTgagtgaatctggtctggacttggtggaggagagtcatggtttcagagacgctgtagaaaCATAGAATACCTGCTCTGTGATCCAGGTACACTCCTattctggaggaaactggacctggTACTGGAGTTTTAATGTTGTTATGATGAAAAGTGTAACCGTTTCTGTCGCAATGCAATGACCAAGATTTGTTATTGAATCCAAAGGCACACTTATCTGACCTTCCTTCTCTGCGGATGTTCTTATATGAAACTGCTATGTaaactcttcctcctctccactCCACCTCCCAATAACAACTtccagtcagactctctctACTCAGAACCTGATTATAATCAGTGAATCTGTTTGGATCACTGAAATGGTACCGCAATACACAAGATGAGGGAAGTTTTGATGTTACTTTTCTATTTCCATCTGATAAGAAAAGCTTCCTGTGTGCTGTGTCTGGATCCAGAGTGactttttgtgaatattttaagaattcaGCTCTGGTCtttggttccggttctggttctgacagtaGAACATCCACTTCGGTGACCTTCAGTGAGATGTTTGTTCCTGTGTCTGTAGGAATGTCCTGTACTTTATCTCTGGTCTTTGGTTCTGACAGTAGAACATCCACCTCAGTGACTCtcagtgagatgtttgtccatgtgtctctcaggacgtcctgtagtttgtctctgagctctgacacagctgctgtcacgtcCTCAAAGTGTCTCAGAGGACGGATGTTGATGCTGGATGAGTGTGTCGACTCACTGAGTGCTGGCAGTGAGGGGtagttgaggagaaactggDtgtgatcctctgtgtgtgagagctgctccagctcagcgtctttcctcttcagMTcactgatctcctgctccagcttctcctgMACATCTTTGACTCgactcacttcagtttcctgctggKATCTGATCTBCTGCTTCACMTYAGAGCTTCTTTYCTGGAGGAGACGGATCAGCTCAGTGAAGATCTCCTCACTGTCCTCCACTGCTTTATCAGCAGAGACATTGATGGCCTCCACCTCCTGTTGAAGCAGCTTCACATCTTTCTCTTGGTCCTGGATTCTCTGCTGGATTTGTTGTCGACTCTCCTGgagcttcttctgcttctcagctctttctgctgcagctgggacTGTTTCATGGCCTTTATGTTCATCCATAGTGCAGAGATAACAGATACACTGCTGATCAGTACGGCAGAAgatcttcatcacctcatcaTGATGAGAGCAGATGTTTTGGTGAAGTTTAGTAGAAGCTTCAaccaaattatgttttttaaacgTAGGTGATTCATAATGAGGGTGGAGGTGATTTTGGCAATAAGAAGCCAAGCAAACCAGACAGGACTTGACAGCTTTCATCTTCCTCCCACTGCAGAAatcacaggccacatcttcaggtccagcatagcaGTGATCAGCTTGAGCAGGTTGGAGTCCAgttttcttcagctcctccacaAAATCAGCTAACATGATGTTTTTCTCCAGTCCAGGCCTTGGTATGAACTCTTTCCTGcactgagggcagctgtggatTTTCCTCTGATCTTCTCCATCCCAGTGGTCATTAATACAGttcatacagtagctgtgtccacagggaatAGTCACCGGATCCTTCAGTAAATCCAAACAGATCGAACAAGAATATTTTGCTGACTCCGTCTGATTCCATCTCTGTGACATTTCACCTTTGAACGTCggtagtatttttttctttttgcaaatagatgtgctgcagaattaaCCAAACAagaatttctctctttctcattgAACTTCAGCAGGTTGATTTGTCGACTCCTCAACTTCGTAAAGTAGTGGCTTGGACTGTGTCTGAGGTTTAAATGAAAGAACAAGGAAATAAACCGTTAAACCACCTTCTTTTACAAGATGGGAGTGGTGTCATACCATATATCAATCCAAGTGAAAGATCTGTTTAAATCTGCAGCGTTAGCATAAACTTGAGCCAACTCCATCTGCAATCTTATTACTTGACTGTCTAACAAATTTACCTAATTTTCTTGGGTAACTTTGGGTATGATGTAATGAAATGTTGAACAGGTTTTGGAGACTTATCTGTGTTGCGTGAGGAAGGCAAACAAGACATATTCCATGCTTAAAATACATGTCATTATGTTTTTAACCTGCTAAACTGGTTGGTTTTCTATGGGAAACAAACGTATAAACTTCAGCTTTGATTTGAATATGGGCTAATCTTACGGCTCtcccttttctcttttaattcaagaaataaatatcagttcTTCAACCCATTAAGTCACTGAGAAACAGtttataagatttttatttgcagagtAGATTGAAATTATCCGAGACAGAGAATTCATTGTAAGGTCAAATTATAAAAGAGGTAGTTAAAGATTATAGACAGAACATTTAGGAAATtatacacaataaataaatcctaGACTGTTCGAGAAAttcacaaataaagaaacataaaactgtaattttcaGATTATCAGTTGCTACTATTTTCTCCCTTTTTGACCAGAAGGATGCAGTTACTATACGGCTTTTTACTAATGGGTTTCAAAAGTGTGAACCTCTGCGTGATGAAAATGATAACAAGCTCAAGACCAAAGTGACATTATGAGTGACGATGAGAGAGAAACTGAGGAAGAGTGTGTGAAACTGGAGAAGCCTGCAGGATATTATGGGAGGAGGCAAACAAAAGCTGCCAGCGCACCTGATCAACATGAATGCAACCACATTCCCCAAAGCACGTCATGCAAGTGGTGCACAAACCAACACAATGCACCTGACCCACATAAATCAGGTATGCGTGTGATGCACTTGGCATATAGAAAAAGCAGCGCTGCACCTGACGATCAGTTCCTAAGCAGTAGTAGGTGTCTAGtctttttgagaaatatttcaatgacatttagctgtttaaaagttgttcatttttagTTATCTGTATCTAGTCAGTCACTTTTAGCTTACTGGTAAAGCATCAGCCAGCAGATGAACAAAagtaagctaaaaaaaaaaagttttttgtttagGATGTAAATGCACCCACACCCACAGAAGCAAAcagatattttttccaaactttggttgataatacatttttcattttcaaacattttcttagaTATTGGTTTTAATCAAATTGTTTCTTGCCCTTTcagttttaaagatataaagggCATTCTAAgtcaaatttattattattataaatgaggaaaatatatatatgacatTCAGCATCATAAAGGCAAAAACTACAGATTTTACTAAAATCTTTAATGCACACAAatgtcattaaaacattttacttctaCAAAACCTTGCAGTTTTAGTTACATCAGTTAATGTTCACACTTCTGCTGACCTGGAAATTAGTTAGTGCCTATAATTAGGAGAGATGTGAAATGATCACCATTGATCTACACCTGATCGTAGTTAACAATAATAGAGGAATCTCAGGGAGAATCCAACTCCGCTATGTCTGACTGAATCTGGGCCCAGCCACCTCAGATCACTGCTGACGAACTCAGCAGAGGAACTATGATAAATATAAATCCCAGCATTTAGAGGCTGAGTGAATCTGGTCTGTTGACCACTTAAAGACTTTGTCATCatatttagtgacttttcagacCCTCTTTTTCAAAAGAGCGACTAGCTAAAATATCAAACcacttttttctgttattaaagACTTTTATGACGACGTGTGAAAGCTCCAATAAGTCTGCAGAAACTGTCCTGAGTGAGCAGTTCGGGTTGCAGTGAGTCCCTCCCACTGAGACTGCAGTCAGTGTCAGTCAGCTGTCCTGCAGCAAACTGCCTGCAGTCAGAGCAGACAGGGAACCCATTCTACTCTGTGACACATTGCAAAGGAATCACATATATGAGCAAAGCTGAGAAAAGTCACCAATACTGACCATACTCGCTATTCCAAATCCACACTAACCATGGAGACTTGTCTCTGTTTATAATGACCAAATGTAGTGCTGTGTGACAGACATCAACCAAGCTGTAATGTTTGTAACCAATAGGAAAATATAACTGCAGTAGCAACTGTTCAaccaaagagggcagcactgagatgGTTTTAGGCAAACTGTTGCAGAATTAAAGAAGTTGCAATGATAATAGTACaatttgcaaaataacaaaaatagcCCACTTAAGTTCCAATTTATACAACTTATCTGCAAAAAAGGTAAATTTTTGATTTAGTTACCCTGTAAAATCTCCTCACTCTTGAATGTCATCATTCACTCTCCATTCCTGTAacacaggggtgtccaaagtcggtcctccaggcccggcatcctgcatgttttagttttcccCCCAGTTGTAgtaacctcctcagcaagtcaatgttctccttaggccttctaacgagccatcatttgacgcaggtgtgctaaaccagggagagactaaaacatgcaggaagcCGGCcatcgaggaccgactttggacacccctgttctaaCGTGAACCTCCTTCATATTCCCAGGATTTCCACCCACACCATAATCAACTGGGTTGTTTCCTGCCCTGTACCTTGACTGTGATATACTGCTTTTTCTTTGTATCTGGTGTTTTTCCATGTTCtccttttaaacaaaacatcctGTTTTAATACTTAATCTGTAAGGGTCTTTTTATAGTTTATTATACTTGCAGTTCAATTTGCATTTGATTGTTGAACATCACAATTTCAGTAAATATGAAGTGAATTATCAATAaaactcattattattattaataataaagttaGTGCAGTAAATGTGTTCCCATGTAATAAGTCACCAGATCCTTCAGTAGATCCAAACAGATCTGATTCCTCTCTGAGTAACCCTGAATGTCTCaggtttttcttccttttagcaatcaaactccagtttgttaCTGATCTGCAGCAGTTTGTGTGATCAACTCAGTGATTTTACTGAT is a window from the Poecilia reticulata strain Guanapo unplaced genomic scaffold, Guppy_female_1.0+MT scaffold_744, whole genome shotgun sequence genome containing:
- the LOC103461195 gene encoding tripartite motif-containing protein 16-like isoform X2, yielding MSQRWNQTESAKYSCSICLDLLKDPVTIPCGHSYCMNCINDHWDGEDQRKIHSCPQCRKEFIPRPGLEKNIMLADFVEELKKTGLQPAQADHCYAGPEDVACDFCSGRKMKAVKSCLVCLASYCQNHLHPHYESPTFKKHNLVEASTKLHQNICSHHDEVMKIFCRTDQQCICYLCTMDEHKGHETVPAAAERAEKQKKLQESRQQIQQRIQDQEKDVKLLQQEVEAINVSADKAVEDSEEIFTELIRLLQXRSSXVKQXIRXQQETEVSRVKDVQEKLEQEISXLKRKDAELEQLSHTEDHXQFLLNYPSLPALSESTHSSSINIRPLRHFEDVTAAVSELRDKLQDVLRDTGTNISLKVTEVDVLLSEPEPEPKTRAEFLKYSQKVTLDPDTAHRKLFLSDGNRKVTSKLPSSCVLRYHFSDPNRFTDYNQVLSRESLTGSCYWEVEWRGGRVYIAVSYKNIRREGRSDKCAFGFNNKSWSLHCDRNGYTFHHNNIKTPVPGPVSSRIGVYLDHRAGILCFYSVSETMTLLHQVQTRFTQPLYAGVRLFDEADSAEFIKVK
- the LOC103461194 gene encoding zyxin-like, giving the protein MDSAKLTCCICLDLLKSPATIPCGHSYCMNCIRSCWDREDRKGFYSCPQCRKKFPKRPGLVKNIVLAELVEDLKKIGLQAAPAGHYYAGPEDVACDVCSGRKRKAVKSCLVCLASFCEKHIQPHYESFTFSKHKLVEVSAKPQQNFSSRHDEVRKILFDKYKRDRNGAERTEKPEFEVMRQQLKQRFQNREKDVKLLQQKMECISVSDDKTEEDSKASFPSSDKRRVKSRPLSVPLPPGPDPVPAGGVSPNMKKLIKNFNKDQPAPVPTSTPTKICGKCGKDLSSTEPALKAMGKLFHPSCFCCKSCHRPLQGMQFYVKEGSPECKCCYVTFLPPCSQCGEKITDRILKAMGKCFHVRCFLCSTCSCNLDGLPFIAGEDDKPYCVQDYHKRFSPQCETCKEPIVPAPGSEETVKLVALGKNYHIKCYQCEDCARPFSSEVDKYQGHPVDGRILCTKCHTKRTMM
- the LOC103461195 gene encoding tripartite motif-containing protein 16-like isoform X1; its protein translation is MSQRWNQTESAKYSCSICLDLLKDPVTIPCGHSYCMNCINDHWDGEDQRKIHSCPQCRKEFIPRPGLEKNIMLADFVEELKKTGLQPAQADHCYAGPEDVACDFCSGRKMKAVKSCLVCLASYCQNHLHPHYESPTFKKHNLVEASTKLHQNICSHHDEVMKIFCRTDQQCICYLCTMDEHKGHETVPAAAERAEKQKKLQESRQQIQQRIQDQEKDVKLLQQEVEAINVSADKAVEDSEEIFTELIRLLQXRSSXVKQXIRXQQETEVSRVKDVQEKLEQEISXLKRKDAELEQLSHTEDHXQFLLNYPSLPALSESTHSSSINIRPLRHFEDVTAAVSELRDKLQDVLRDTWTNISLRVTEVDVLLSEPKTRDKVQDIPTDTGTNISLKVTEVDVLLSEPEPEPKTRAEFLKYSQKVTLDPDTAHRKLFLSDGNRKVTSKLPSSCVLRYHFSDPNRFTDYNQVLSRESLTGSCYWEVEWRGGRVYIAVSYKNIRREGRSDKCAFGFNNKSWSLHCDRNGYTFHHNNIKTPVPGPVSSRIGVYLDHRAGILCFYSVSETMTLLHQVQTRFTQPLYAGVRLFDEADSAEFIKVK